The genomic window AAGAAAAGTAGCTAAAAAAGCTATGAGGAATAGGTTTCCTCATAGCTATGTTAACGTTTGAAGGAGGTTCGTAAATGGAAAATTCACAAGAAAATCGTAATGTCACAGATGTCTCAAGTAACAGTTTGATTTTTATTCACTATTAAGGTCAGCTCTTCAGATTGATTTTCTAATTACTCCAAGATAATTGGATTAGAGAAATATGTTAAATGAAAAAATTTAACACTCAATTATGTAACGTAACTCCATATAGTGTTAACATTAGGTTTGTTAATACTACATATTGATAGGGAGGACAAATATGACGAGTGATGAGTTTCAAAATTGGATCCAAATTTATTATGAAGAACGAGGCTGGCACGATTTAGATATTTTTATTCGAATTGGTTTTCTATCTGAAGAAACTGGAGAAGTAGCTAGAGCAATTAGAGCTCTTGAAATCGGTAGAGATAGACCGGAAGAGGAAAGAGGAGATTATCAACAAAATAAGGTGGCTCTTACTGAAGAACTAGGGGATGTTTTAGGCAATATAGCAGTCATTGCTAATAAATATAATATCTCTTTAGAGGATGTTTTTACATTACATAGAAATAAATTAGAGGAAAGATACGCGGAAAAAGGTTAACACTAATTGAAAGTTGATCGAGTAAAGGCAAGGAACAAAATAAGGAGGATTTTATTATGGCTCATGTGTCAGGTAAAAGGAGAACAGATTCTGCTTCAAGAATAATAGTGGCATCACCACAAACCATTTATCAGTCATTCTTGCATGAAGAAGCACTCGTTTCGTGGCTTCCACCGGAAGGGATGTCAGGTCATATTGACATGTTTGATCCTCGCGAAGGAGGAACGTATCGATTGACCCTCACGTACGAAATGGATCACTCG from Shouchella hunanensis includes these protein-coding regions:
- a CDS encoding MazG-like family protein, with product MTSDEFQNWIQIYYEERGWHDLDIFIRIGFLSEETGEVARAIRALEIGRDRPEEERGDYQQNKVALTEELGDVLGNIAVIANKYNISLEDVFTLHRNKLEERYAEKG